A single genomic interval of Buteo buteo chromosome 20, bButBut1.hap1.1, whole genome shotgun sequence harbors:
- the FASTKD3 gene encoding FAST kinase domain-containing protein 3, mitochondrial: MALISRKSFQFYSSSAPASRSILMTLSKRLSFISGQQKPQNCSSVAMRMLCFKDKSQYMFCRKNHVQLRIQSLSVNETVHLCGDSGSSTKSNNNVWMDEQLFFKKLNSLCTSKEIFDFLSSLEVMSDTMASGALQRISEVEMDDNGLKNPEGVLENEVFRALCFQFEFESSKLSNTGLLNALQALIKLRIDPQSTLMASLLSEGKERLDKGQLTVKNLCALGESLLEVEGPSCVTLEQIVNHMQAKDVEKWSPREMVTVYKMLQVTAREGERYQDLLNRMNSATLTIVSQLSPKFTSIILNSLVVLHQTQDIPLVTALCRHSVKHVPYFTGDELVNVLEAFLCFGHRDQIFTEALETHVPKSIFTMHPQTVSKVMQYCCQKMILSKPIFDAAAEGFISDADRFTTDQIAGYIIPFGTLNYLPPSASALFQKLETVLHARLSHFQPHTLLNLLHSCVLIQRYPVNFLPKIFSPYFLQQLQAQPPGLDRTVTSQLTQLFLTVTLECPFYEGPKLLPKYQVKAFLRPHSSLDVHLLKRVKTGLLCLLKKRIYFASEVSTPYFYTVDIEIKLDEEGFVLPAAQCEEVHRRIALCVDGQSRFCINSHNLLGEEAIKQRHLRLLGYEVVQIPFFEIESLQNCRKMADYLHRKIFPHTYGLSC, from the exons ATGGCTTTGATTAGCCGAAAAAGTTTCCAGTTTTATTCATCGAGCGCGCCAGCAAGCAGGTCCATTTTGATGACCCTAAGCAAAAGGTTGAGCTTTATCAGTGGGCAGCAGAAGCCCCAAAACTGTAGCTCCGTAGCCATGAGGATGCTATGTTTCAAAGATAAATCTCAGTATATGTTTTGTAGAAAAAACCACGTACAACTGCGGATACAGTCTCTTTCTGTTAATGAAACTGTGCATCTTTGTGGGGATAGTGGGAGCAGTACTAAGTCTAATAATAACGTGTGGATGGATGAACAGCTGTTTTTCAAGAAGTTGAACAGCCTTTGTACATCAAAAGAGATTTTTGACTTTCTTAGCTCACTGGAAGTCATGTCTGATACTATGGCctcaggagccctgcagaggaTTTCTGAAGTTGAGATGGATGACAATGGTCTGAAAAACCCTGAAGGAGTGTTAGAGAATGAAGTTTTCAGGGCATTATGCTTCCAGTTTGAATTTGAATCCTCAAAACTGTCAAACACTGGGCTGCTGAATGCATTGCAAGCTTTGATAAAACTGCGTATAGATCCCCAGAGTACGCTGATGGCAAGCTTGCTTTCAGAGGGCAAGGAACGGCTTGATAAAGGACAGCTGACTGTTAAAAACCTGTGTGCTCTCGGAGAGAGTTTGCTTGAGGTAGAAGGCCCAAGCTGTGTAACACTGGAACAAATTGTGAACCACATGCAAGCAAAAGACGTTGAGAAGTGGAGTCCCAGGGAAATGGTGACGGTTTATAAGATGCTGCAGGTGACTGCCAGGGAAGGGGAACGATACCAAGACTTGCTAAACAGAATGAACAGTGCCACTTTAACCATAGTTTCCCAGCTAAGCCCAAAGTTCACAAGCATAATACTGAACTCACTGGTTGTTCTTCATCAGACTCAGGACATTCCCTTAGTCACAGCTCTGTGTAGACATTCTGTGAAGCATGTTCCATATTTCACAGGTGATGAACTGGTAAATGTACTGGAAGCCTTCCTATGCTTTGGACATCGTGACCAGATTTTTACAGAGGCACTGGAAACGCATGTTCCCAAGTCCATCTTTACCATGCATCCTCAAACAGTCAGCAAAGTCATGCAGTACTGCTGCCAAAAGATGATCCTTTCTAAACCCATCTTTGATGCAGCGGCAGAAGGTTTCATTTCCGATGCTGACAGATTTACCACCGACCAGATTGCTGGGTATATTATACCATTTGGGACTCTTAACTATCTGCCTCCAAGTGCTTCTGCCTTGTTTCAGAAGCTTGAAACAGTATTGCATGCTCGCCTTAGTCACTTTCAGCCTCACACCTTACTGAACCTGCTGCACTCCTGTGTCCTTATTCAACGTTATCCGGTAAATTTTCTGCCAAAAATATTTAGTCCctattttctgcagcagcttcaaG CCCAGCCACCTGGTTTAGACAGAACTGTTACCTCCCAGCTAACCCAGCTTTTTCTGACTGTAACCCTGGAGTGCCCATTTTATGAG GGTCCCAAACTCCTTCCAAAGTATCAAGTAAAGGCCTTTCTCAGACCTCACAGTTCTCTGGATGTTCACCTTCTCAAAAGGGTGAAGACTGGATTACTttgtttgctgaaaaaaagaatatattttgcatCAGAGGTATCAACACCATATTTCTATACAGTTG ATATTGAGATTAAATTAGATGAAGAAGGTTTTGTGTTGCCTGCTGCCCAATGTGAAGAGGTACACAGAcg aattgcCCTCTGTGTTGATGGTCAAAGCAGATTTTGCATTAATAGCCACAATCTGTTGGGAGAAGAAGCTATTAAACAGAGACATCTTCGGTTACTTGGTTATGAAGTCGTGCAG aTTCCATTTTTTGAGATAGAGAGTCTacaaaattgcagaaaaatggCAGACTATCTacacagaaaaatctttcctcATACATATGGACTCAGCTGCTGA